One Methylocaldum marinum DNA window includes the following coding sequences:
- the cas4 gene encoding CRISPR-associated protein Cas4 has protein sequence MNEASPPDLIPLSALNQYAYCPRRCFLIHGEGEFTDNVHTVSGSREHERVDAAGYENKADARVEYAVPVWSDCLGLTGKCDVLEFRDDGTIYPVEYKHGPKRRWLNDDLQLAAQAMCVEEMTGKPAPKGAIFHQKSRRRREVIIDDSLRSLVKEAASAIRAMLAAGVSPPPIEDSRRCGECSLKTICEPELLWAVGHVSELAAGLFQPEEDAV, from the coding sequence ATGAATGAAGCGAGTCCACCCGATCTCATCCCCCTCTCTGCCCTCAACCAGTACGCTTATTGCCCTCGGCGCTGCTTCCTCATTCATGGCGAGGGCGAATTCACCGACAATGTACATACCGTGAGCGGATCGCGGGAACACGAACGGGTGGATGCTGCCGGTTATGAAAACAAGGCCGATGCACGGGTCGAATACGCGGTGCCTGTATGGTCGGACTGCCTGGGGCTGACCGGAAAATGCGATGTACTGGAGTTTCGGGATGACGGAACGATTTATCCCGTGGAATACAAGCACGGTCCCAAACGGCGCTGGCTCAACGATGACCTGCAGCTCGCCGCTCAAGCCATGTGCGTGGAAGAAATGACCGGAAAACCTGCTCCCAAGGGAGCGATCTTTCACCAGAAATCGCGGCGGCGGCGCGAAGTGATTATCGACGATTCTCTCCGCTCGCTGGTGAAGGAGGCGGCCTCAGCGATTCGCGCGATGCTTGCCGCAGGCGTCAGCCCGCCTCCCATTGAGGACTCACGGCGTTGTGGAGAATGCTCTCTGAAAACGATATGTGAACCCGAGTTGTTATGGGCGGTTGGCCATGTGTCGGAATTGGCAGCCGGTCTGTTCCAGCCCGAAGAGGATGCCGTATGA
- the cas7c gene encoding type I-C CRISPR-associated protein Cas7/Csd2 — protein sequence MAIENRYEFLFLFDCENGNPNGDPDAGNAPRIDPEDMRGLVSDVALKRRVRNYVQMARNNQMPNAILVEHATNMNRPILKAHEETGGNPEKGASKRKVGEARKWMCQRFFDVRTFGAVMSTGANAGQVRGPAQFAFARSLDPVLPLDISITRMAVAEDVKGAKTSAEYQQWEDEQPEDKLRTMGRKNLIPYGLYAAKGFISANLAQDTGFSDDDLALFWEALANMYDHDRSASKGFMSCRGLYVFKHVGTDSNQEQRKRQAMLGCAPAHKLLDIARTPEEGKVIEIWLKKQLETASPRRFDDYEINARADRLPAGVELWTWNTERGALVKL from the coding sequence ATGGCGATTGAAAACCGCTACGAATTCCTGTTTCTGTTCGACTGTGAAAACGGCAACCCCAACGGCGACCCGGATGCAGGCAATGCGCCCAGGATAGACCCTGAAGACATGCGAGGACTGGTCTCGGATGTGGCTTTGAAACGGCGGGTGCGGAATTATGTGCAGATGGCGCGAAACAACCAGATGCCCAACGCCATTCTGGTCGAGCATGCCACTAATATGAATCGCCCGATACTCAAGGCGCATGAAGAAACCGGGGGGAACCCGGAAAAAGGAGCGTCCAAGAGAAAGGTCGGCGAAGCTAGGAAATGGATGTGTCAGAGGTTTTTCGATGTACGCACTTTCGGTGCTGTAATGAGCACCGGCGCTAACGCTGGTCAAGTACGCGGTCCGGCCCAATTCGCTTTCGCTCGATCGCTCGACCCGGTCCTGCCGCTGGATATTTCCATTACGCGTATGGCCGTTGCCGAGGATGTCAAGGGCGCAAAAACGTCGGCGGAATATCAACAGTGGGAGGACGAACAACCCGAAGACAAACTCCGCACGATGGGCCGCAAAAACCTGATCCCCTATGGCCTCTACGCCGCGAAAGGTTTCATCAGCGCCAACCTGGCTCAGGACACGGGTTTCAGCGACGACGATTTAGCCTTGTTTTGGGAGGCGCTCGCGAATATGTACGACCATGACCGCTCGGCCAGCAAGGGCTTCATGTCCTGCCGTGGCCTTTACGTATTCAAGCACGTCGGCACCGATTCGAATCAAGAACAGCGCAAACGCCAAGCGATGCTCGGTTGCGCTCCCGCGCATAAGCTTCTGGATATCGCCAGGACCCCAGAGGAAGGCAAAGTAATCGAGATTTGGTTGAAGAAACAACTTGAGACGGCATCGCCCCGCCGCTTCGACGATTACGAAATCAATGCCCGCGCAGACAGGCTCCCCGCCGGTGTAGAACTTTGGACGTGGAACACGGAGCGCGGGGCTTTGGTCAAGCTATGA
- the cas1c gene encoding type I-C CRISPR-associated endonuclease Cas1c has translation MTVLLNTLYITTPEAYLRLEGETVCVMIEDEKRLQVPLHHLGAFVLFDHVMLSPALLGRCAEDGRSVVWLNRSGRFRARLEGPVNGNVLLRQAQYRAADDEPKTLAIARASVAGKLRNSRQVLMRGAREIDNPTERDALVQAARLIANQIRKIPQADNLDTLRGLEGDSARIYFDVLPYLMKPSAREAFPFSTRNRRPPRDRFNALISFLYALKLADCRSALETVGLDPQLGFLHAARPGRPALALDLLEEFRAPLCDRLALTLINRGQIQPKDFDEREGGAVLLNDSGRKTVITAYQARKQETLKHPVLDAEVSIGLLAQLQARLLARYLRGDVPHYVPFLNR, from the coding sequence ATGACCGTTCTTCTAAACACTCTCTACATCACCACGCCGGAAGCGTACTTGCGCCTCGAAGGCGAAACCGTGTGCGTGATGATCGAGGACGAAAAGCGACTTCAGGTGCCGCTGCATCATTTGGGCGCCTTCGTGCTGTTCGACCACGTGATGCTGAGCCCGGCGCTGCTCGGGCGATGCGCCGAGGACGGCCGTTCCGTCGTTTGGCTGAATCGGTCAGGGCGCTTCAGAGCGAGGCTAGAAGGCCCGGTCAACGGTAACGTGCTGCTGCGCCAAGCTCAGTACCGGGCCGCCGACGACGAACCGAAAACGCTGGCGATCGCCCGCGCCTCCGTCGCCGGCAAGCTGCGCAACAGTCGCCAGGTGCTCATGCGCGGCGCGCGGGAAATCGACAATCCAACGGAACGTGACGCACTGGTTCAGGCGGCGCGCCTCATCGCCAATCAGATCCGCAAGATCCCCCAGGCGGACAACCTGGACACGCTGAGGGGACTCGAAGGCGATTCCGCGCGCATTTACTTCGATGTACTGCCCTATCTGATGAAACCGTCCGCTCGCGAAGCTTTTCCTTTCTCCACACGAAACCGCCGCCCGCCGCGAGACCGTTTCAATGCCCTGATCTCGTTTCTCTACGCGCTGAAACTGGCCGATTGCCGGTCGGCATTGGAAACGGTAGGACTTGATCCGCAGTTGGGCTTCCTTCACGCGGCCCGGCCTGGGCGGCCCGCACTGGCGCTCGATCTATTGGAGGAGTTCCGCGCGCCCCTGTGCGACCGGCTCGCCCTGACCCTGATCAACCGCGGCCAGATTCAGCCCAAGGATTTCGACGAGCGTGAAGGCGGTGCGGTGTTGCTCAACGACAGCGGCAGGAAAACCGTGATCACCGCGTATCAAGCGCGCAAACAGGAAACGTTGAAGCATCCGGTGCTGGATGCGGAGGTATCCATCGGTCTCTTGGCGCAATTGCAGGCGAGGCTATTGGCTCGCTACCTACGCGGCGATGTCCCGCACTATGTTCCCTTCCTGAACCGCTGA
- a CDS encoding CopG family ribbon-helix-helix protein, with protein MTTEAFTVRTDGETVKRLDQLAAQLDRSRNYLVNQAIQEYLKLHAWQIQKIEAGIAAADRGDVIPHEDVMGEMDALIEEKIRAFEDRS; from the coding sequence ATGACGACCGAAGCCTTTACCGTCCGCACTGACGGCGAGACCGTTAAACGCCTTGACCAGCTCGCAGCACAGCTCGACCGCTCGCGCAATTACCTGGTGAACCAGGCGATCCAGGAATATCTGAAACTGCATGCTTGGCAGATCCAAAAAATTGAGGCCGGCATTGCCGCCGCCGATCGCGGCGATGTGATTCCGCATGAGGACGTGATGGGCGAGATGGACGCCTTGATTGAAGAAAAAATCAGAGCGTTCGAAGACCGTTCGTGA
- the cas2 gene encoding CRISPR-associated endonuclease Cas2, translating into MLLLVSYDVSTETSEGRRRLRRVAKVCLNYGQRVQKSVFECKVEPMQLETLKSDLLDIINEKEDSLRLYRIVEPLEKNVMEFGKFKAVDFTDTLIV; encoded by the coding sequence GTGTTGCTTCTGGTCAGTTACGATGTCTCGACGGAAACCTCGGAGGGCCGCCGACGGCTCAGAAGGGTTGCCAAGGTCTGTCTCAATTACGGCCAGCGCGTGCAAAAATCGGTGTTCGAATGCAAGGTCGAGCCAATGCAACTGGAGACCTTGAAGAGCGACCTGCTCGACATCATCAACGAAAAAGAAGACAGCTTGCGCCTTTACCGCATCGTCGAACCATTGGAAAAAAATGTCATGGAATTCGGGAAATTCAAGGCGGTCGACTTTACGGACACCTTGATCGTATGA
- a CDS encoding type II toxin-antitoxin system RelE/ParE family toxin codes for MKIVWARPARQDLRDIYLYIAQDNPYAARKLQSEIRQRVALLQDNPGFGRTDRVTGTRELVMGDSPYILPYRVRQDCIEILAVYHGARKWPEEFRE; via the coding sequence GTGAAAATCGTCTGGGCCAGACCCGCCCGCCAAGACTTGCGGGACATTTACCTTTATATCGCCCAAGATAATCCCTACGCAGCGCGTAAGCTCCAGAGCGAAATCCGGCAACGCGTTGCGCTTCTTCAAGACAATCCCGGATTCGGCCGCACCGACCGAGTCACCGGGACGCGGGAACTGGTAATGGGCGATTCCCCCTACATTCTGCCTTACCGTGTACGTCAGGACTGCATCGAAATCTTGGCTGTTTACCACGGTGCTCGGAAATGGCCGGAGGAATTCCGAGAATAG
- a CDS encoding DUF488 domain-containing protein, with the protein MVYVKRVYETADPGDGERFLVERLWPRGIAKKELVMTAWIKEAAPSSELRRWFGHDPARWDEFRRRYFAELDRRPQVLQPILEAARRGSITLLYSARDTEHNSAVALAEYLSGHPSRTTEPVEHSQPGNGR; encoded by the coding sequence ATGGTTTACGTGAAACGTGTCTACGAGACGGCGGATCCAGGCGATGGCGAACGGTTCCTGGTCGAGCGGCTATGGCCCAGGGGCATAGCCAAGAAGGAGCTGGTAATGACGGCCTGGATCAAGGAGGCCGCACCGAGCAGCGAGTTACGGCGCTGGTTCGGCCACGATCCCGCCAGGTGGGACGAGTTCAGACGTCGCTACTTCGCCGAGCTGGACCGCCGCCCCCAAGTACTCCAGCCGATTCTTGAAGCAGCGAGGAGGGGAAGTATCACTCTGCTCTACAGCGCACGCGACACCGAGCACAACAGCGCGGTGGCCTTGGCGGAATATCTGTCAGGGCATCCGTCGCGGACCACCGAACCGGTTGAACACTCCCAACCTGGAAACGGCAGGTGA
- a CDS encoding NnrS family protein, with protein sequence MAPIHFDPRILFSYAFRAFFLLVGIHAVLAISAWGLHLSGVLAWPEVLPAAVRHGHEMIFGFAGAAIAGFLLTAVATWTGRPPVAGTPLLILCVTWLVARMGAFTSGSFGAGSWAAGSVLFWGGLLALVAREVVAVRNIRNYKVLVLLTAFLATEVYFFFVATGDLAAQEAGLRMGLSLVLGMILLVGGRIIPSFTQNWLRLNHPGFNARLPHFDRLDGIAVAVTLLFAVGFITSPRSAGAGVLGIAASVLQFVRLARWRGWLAYPEPLLWILHVGYAWIPIGLALLGASMLLDRWSLWDSGLHALGYGAIGTMILGVAARVALGHTGRPLRAFPSMTTAFAMLTVGTVARLFAQPGDLFMVAAIGLWTAAYLLFLVRYLPILLAPRLTT encoded by the coding sequence ATGGCTCCTATCCATTTCGATCCCCGCATCCTGTTCAGCTACGCGTTCCGCGCCTTTTTCCTGCTGGTAGGCATCCATGCCGTTCTGGCGATTTCAGCGTGGGGACTTCATCTCAGCGGAGTTCTGGCGTGGCCGGAGGTATTGCCCGCCGCTGTTCGGCACGGCCATGAAATGATCTTCGGATTTGCCGGAGCTGCAATTGCGGGTTTTCTGCTGACGGCTGTCGCCACCTGGACCGGCCGTCCGCCGGTCGCGGGAACGCCACTGTTGATTCTGTGCGTGACCTGGCTTGTGGCGCGGATGGGAGCGTTCACGTCCGGTTCGTTCGGCGCCGGTTCATGGGCTGCGGGCAGCGTGCTGTTTTGGGGAGGGCTACTGGCGCTCGTTGCCCGCGAAGTCGTTGCCGTCCGGAATATCCGGAACTATAAGGTGCTGGTTTTGCTGACTGCTTTTCTCGCGACCGAGGTCTATTTCTTCTTCGTGGCGACCGGCGACCTGGCTGCACAGGAGGCCGGGTTGCGCATGGGGCTATCGCTCGTGCTCGGCATGATCCTGTTGGTCGGCGGGCGCATCATACCCAGCTTCACTCAGAACTGGCTGCGTTTGAATCACCCCGGATTCAACGCGCGTTTGCCGCACTTCGACCGACTCGATGGCATTGCCGTCGCGGTAACTCTGCTATTTGCCGTAGGCTTCATTACATCGCCCCGCTCGGCGGGCGCCGGCGTACTCGGCATCGCCGCTTCGGTACTTCAATTCGTCCGCCTGGCCCGCTGGCGCGGCTGGCTGGCCTATCCGGAACCTCTGCTCTGGATTCTGCACGTCGGCTATGCCTGGATACCCATCGGTTTGGCCTTGCTCGGGGCGAGCATGCTGCTCGACCGATGGAGTCTCTGGGACAGCGGTTTACATGCACTCGGCTACGGAGCCATCGGCACAATGATACTGGGCGTCGCCGCCCGCGTGGCGCTCGGCCACACCGGACGTCCATTGCGTGCCTTTCCTTCGATGACAACCGCTTTTGCGATGTTGACGGTCGGAACCGTAGCTAGGCTCTTTGCTCAACCGGGCGACCTGTTCATGGTGGCGGCCATAGGGCTCTGGACCGCGGCCTATCTGCTGTTTCTGGTGCGCTATTTGCCCATCCTGCTGGCTCCACGGCTCACGACATAG